One Desulfobulbus propionicus DSM 2032 DNA segment encodes these proteins:
- the uraA gene encoding uracil permease — protein MSRTTIQVEEKVPLLSGIPLSVQHLFAMFGASVLVPTLFKIDPAVVLLMNGIGTLIYLLLCKGKAPAFLGSSFAFISPVLVVLGTNQAQWSGNYGAALGGFIASGLVFITVALIIWRFGSDWIKTVLPPATMGPIVALIGLELAGVATNMAGIMPDPVSGAYNGKTIVVAIVTLLVVTFGSVLFRGFMAIIPVLTGIVAGYLLAIPLGLVEFGGVARAPLLALPTFYAPRFDWSAILIVLPASLVVISEHIGHLVVTGNIVGRDLTKDPGLHRSLMGDGISTVLSGCCGSVPTTTYGENIGVMAITRVYSVWVIGGAAVISIALAFVGKLSALIQSIPTPVMGGVCMLLFGVIAASGVRMLVEAKVDYSRPANLSLTAIVLIVGISGVAVKLGDVQLKGMALATVVGMALSLVFHLLKKFRLVSEQSGL, from the coding sequence ATGTCCAGAACAACCATTCAAGTCGAGGAAAAGGTCCCGCTGCTCTCCGGCATTCCGCTCAGCGTCCAACACCTGTTCGCCATGTTCGGCGCCTCGGTGCTGGTGCCCACCCTGTTCAAGATCGATCCGGCCGTCGTTCTGCTGATGAACGGCATCGGCACCCTGATCTATCTGCTGCTGTGCAAGGGGAAGGCCCCGGCCTTTCTCGGCTCCAGCTTCGCCTTCATCTCGCCGGTGCTGGTGGTGCTCGGCACCAACCAGGCCCAGTGGAGCGGCAACTACGGTGCCGCCCTGGGCGGCTTCATCGCCTCGGGCCTGGTGTTCATCACCGTGGCCCTGATCATCTGGCGGTTCGGCTCGGACTGGATCAAAACCGTGCTGCCGCCGGCGACCATGGGACCAATCGTCGCCCTCATCGGCCTGGAATTGGCCGGCGTGGCCACCAACATGGCCGGCATCATGCCCGATCCGGTGAGCGGTGCCTACAACGGCAAGACCATCGTGGTGGCGATTGTCACCCTGCTGGTGGTCACCTTCGGCTCGGTGTTGTTTCGCGGCTTCATGGCCATCATCCCGGTGCTCACCGGCATCGTGGCCGGCTATCTGCTCGCCATTCCCCTGGGCCTGGTCGAGTTCGGCGGCGTGGCCCGGGCACCGCTTTTGGCCCTGCCCACCTTCTACGCGCCCCGGTTTGACTGGAGCGCCATCCTCATTGTCCTGCCCGCCTCGCTGGTGGTCATCTCCGAACACATCGGCCATCTGGTGGTCACCGGCAACATCGTCGGCCGCGATCTGACCAAGGATCCCGGCCTGCACCGCTCGCTGATGGGCGACGGCATCTCCACCGTGCTTTCCGGCTGCTGCGGCTCGGTACCGACCACCACCTACGGCGAGAACATCGGGGTCATGGCCATCACCCGGGTCTACTCGGTGTGGGTGATCGGCGGCGCGGCGGTGATTTCCATCGCACTCGCCTTTGTCGGCAAACTCTCGGCCCTGATCCAGTCGATCCCCACCCCGGTCATGGGCGGGGTCTGCATGCTGCTCTTCGGAGTCATCGCTGCCTCGGGCGTGCGGATGCTGGTCGAGGCCAAGGTCGATTACTCCAGGCCGGCCAACCTGTCGCTGACCGCCATCGTCCTCATCGTCGGCATCAGCGGCGTGGCGGTCAAACTCGGCGATGTCCAGCTCAAGGGCATGGCCCTGGCCACGGTGGTGGGCATGGCCTTGTCGCTTGTCTTCCACCTTCTGAAAAAATTCCGCCTGGTCAGCGAACAGAGCGGCCTCTGA
- a CDS encoding HNH endonuclease, with protein sequence MNNEYFSLDSIDEALIRAERNKARALRKTRWWQQKTASGTCWYCGHKVGFHNLTMDHIIPLARGGRSTKDNLVPCCKECNSKKKSSLPVEWDEYMEALHQRKA encoded by the coding sequence ATGAACAATGAATATTTCAGCCTCGACAGTATCGACGAAGCCCTGATCCGCGCCGAGCGCAACAAGGCCAGGGCCCTGCGCAAGACCCGCTGGTGGCAGCAGAAGACCGCCAGCGGCACCTGCTGGTACTGCGGCCACAAGGTGGGCTTTCACAACCTGACCATGGATCACATCATTCCCCTGGCCCGCGGCGGCCGCAGCACCAAGGACAACCTCGTACCCTGCTGCAAGGAGTGCAACAGCAAGAAAAAATCCTCCCTGCCGGTGGAGTGGGACGAATACATGGAGGCGCTGCACCAGCGCAAGGCATAG
- a CDS encoding bifunctional folylpolyglutamate synthase/dihydrofolate synthase has product MNYAQAVAWLDRQQMFKIKLGLASTRTLLAELGNPQERLRIIHIAGTNGKGSVGATLLALLSAGGYRTGFYSSPHLSSVRERFRIGRQWITQEDFARLITRLADLLADRPGPTYFELTTLLALLWFAEQHVEAVILETGMGGRLDATNVVTPLVAILTDISRDHEQHLGSTLSAIAGEKAGIIKPGVPTVFSGRAAEALPVIEARCRDLHSPLMLYGRDFDGTLDAEGTLEYQSPAGQSRTGLALALPGAHQAVNTSLALAAMEMVAPIFPISEQALREGLQQVRWPGRMELLHIVHQEKKLRLLLDGAHNEAGVAALTVALRHGFPRRQLVLVWGNMADKNMGAVLFELMAMAERILLTRAESQRSAAPSLLLTQLPPDLQAKSQCVEPVEQALAVAGVLAEADDLLCVAGSLYLVGRVRRLLVGETPA; this is encoded by the coding sequence ATGAACTATGCCCAAGCCGTTGCCTGGCTCGACCGGCAGCAGATGTTCAAGATCAAACTCGGCCTCGCGTCCACCCGCACCCTGCTGGCCGAACTGGGCAACCCGCAGGAACGGCTGCGAATCATCCATATCGCCGGCACCAACGGCAAGGGGTCGGTGGGCGCCACCCTGCTCGCCCTGCTCTCGGCCGGGGGATACCGGACCGGCTTTTATTCCTCACCCCATCTCAGTTCGGTGCGCGAACGGTTCCGGATCGGCCGACAGTGGATCACACAAGAGGATTTCGCCCGTCTGATCACCCGCCTGGCCGATCTGCTCGCCGATCGGCCAGGCCCCACCTATTTCGAACTGACCACCCTGCTGGCCCTGCTGTGGTTTGCCGAGCAACACGTCGAGGCGGTGATTCTGGAGACCGGCATGGGCGGCCGGCTCGACGCCACCAACGTGGTCACGCCGCTGGTGGCGATCCTCACCGACATCAGCCGCGACCACGAGCAGCACCTCGGTTCCACCCTGAGCGCCATTGCCGGGGAAAAGGCCGGAATCATCAAACCGGGCGTGCCCACGGTCTTTTCCGGCAGGGCTGCCGAGGCGCTGCCGGTGATCGAGGCCCGCTGCCGCGACCTGCACAGCCCGCTCATGCTCTACGGTCGGGATTTTGACGGCACGCTCGATGCCGAGGGAACCTTGGAGTACCAATCGCCCGCCGGCCAATCACGAACGGGACTTGCCCTGGCCCTGCCGGGGGCGCATCAAGCGGTCAACACCAGCCTGGCTCTGGCGGCGATGGAGATGGTGGCGCCGATTTTTCCCATATCCGAGCAGGCCCTCCGCGAGGGATTGCAGCAGGTCCGCTGGCCCGGACGAATGGAACTGCTTCACATCGTCCACCAGGAAAAGAAACTGCGGCTGCTTCTTGACGGCGCCCACAACGAGGCCGGAGTGGCTGCCCTGACCGTTGCCCTGCGCCACGGGTTCCCCCGTCGCCAGCTGGTACTCGTCTGGGGCAACATGGCCGACAAAAACATGGGAGCGGTGCTGTTCGAACTGATGGCCATGGCGGAACGAATCCTCCTGACCCGGGCCGAATCGCAGCGGTCGGCGGCTCCGTCCCTGCTGCTGACCCAGCTCCCGCCCGACCTGCAAGCCAAGTCCCAATGCGTCGAACCGGTGGAACAGGCACTGGCGGTTGCAGGTGTCCTGGCCGAGGCCGATGATCTGCTCTGCGTGGCAGGGTCGCTCTATCTGGTGGGGCGGGTGCGGCGACTGCTGGTCGGGGAGACACCCGCATGA
- a CDS encoding ATP-dependent helicase, translating into MQTQHVSASDQQQTTPVSTVSPEVLNPAQYAAATHGDGPILVIAGAGSGKTRTLVYRMAYLIEQGVEPESILLLTFTRRAAQEMLHRAGELTAGSCRRIMGGTFHATANILLRRYGHHLGLGSNFTIIDRGDAEGIINLLKSSLGMGGAGKRFPSKRVVMNLISGAINKSTSIEQLVHNDFIHLTEFINDFYTIADHYRQFKLDHGLMDYDDLLVHWKRLLAESEQARHELSTRFQHILVDEYQDTNQLQAEIVRLLAYRHSNVMVVGDDAQSIYSFRGADFFNIMRFPDQFPGARIVKLEENYRSTEPILQLTNAVIANAEKKFTKTLFTSITGGTRPQLVVAPNEAAEARYVVQEIQKRQAEGVAVNDMAVLFRSGFHSFKLEIELASQGFDFDKRGGLKLTESAHIKDLLSFFRVVINPWDNLSWNRILLQLEKVGPKTVHKILQAIRESDTPIAALAAYRPGPAWKTQFEHLTRTLHQLLDPALTPSDQFDLVMAYYEPVFQKMYYDDYPKRRKELDQIKALIAGYGDLQSFVDDTALDPPEATTSDDANEDGQRLILSTIHSAKGLEWDTVFVIGLAEGRFPHQHATPGEQWEEERRLLYVAATRAKKLLYLTYPREMIMPDRQTVRTGMSPFLREISPGLYTMVERGGAVTVPLTSQYEERMQPPVQPKVASARVVYAEGMQVSHAFFGLGRITSIPGPRRVEVLFDRHGSKILHLDYAKLEIVG; encoded by the coding sequence ATGCAGACCCAACATGTTTCCGCCAGCGACCAGCAACAGACCACGCCCGTTTCCACCGTCAGCCCCGAGGTGCTCAATCCTGCCCAGTATGCCGCCGCCACCCACGGTGACGGTCCCATCCTGGTCATTGCCGGCGCCGGGAGCGGCAAGACTCGCACCCTGGTCTACCGCATGGCCTATTTGATCGAACAGGGGGTGGAGCCGGAATCGATCCTGCTGCTCACCTTTACCCGCCGCGCGGCCCAGGAGATGCTCCACCGGGCCGGCGAGCTGACCGCCGGTTCCTGCCGCCGGATCATGGGCGGCACCTTCCACGCCACCGCCAACATTCTGCTGCGCCGCTACGGCCACCATCTGGGCCTGGGCTCCAACTTCACCATCATCGACCGGGGCGACGCCGAGGGGATCATCAATCTGCTCAAATCCTCATTGGGCATGGGCGGGGCCGGCAAACGGTTCCCTTCCAAGCGGGTGGTGATGAACCTGATCTCCGGGGCGATCAACAAATCAACCTCCATCGAGCAGCTGGTCCACAACGATTTCATCCATCTGACCGAGTTTATCAACGATTTTTACACCATCGCCGACCATTACCGGCAATTCAAGCTCGACCACGGCCTGATGGACTACGATGACCTGCTGGTCCACTGGAAGCGGCTCCTGGCCGAGTCCGAACAGGCGCGGCACGAGCTGTCGACCCGCTTTCAACACATCTTGGTCGACGAATACCAGGACACCAACCAACTTCAGGCCGAGATCGTCCGCCTGCTGGCCTATCGCCACAGCAACGTCATGGTGGTCGGCGACGACGCCCAATCGATCTACAGTTTCCGGGGCGCGGATTTCTTCAACATCATGCGCTTTCCCGATCAGTTTCCCGGGGCGCGGATCGTCAAGCTCGAGGAAAACTACCGCTCCACCGAACCGATCCTGCAACTCACCAACGCGGTGATCGCCAACGCCGAGAAAAAATTCACTAAAACCCTGTTCACCAGCATCACTGGCGGCACCCGGCCGCAGCTGGTCGTCGCGCCCAACGAGGCGGCCGAGGCCCGCTATGTGGTCCAGGAAATCCAAAAACGGCAGGCCGAGGGCGTGGCCGTAAACGACATGGCCGTGTTGTTCCGCTCCGGCTTCCACTCCTTCAAGCTGGAGATCGAGCTGGCCAGTCAGGGTTTTGACTTTGACAAGCGCGGCGGCCTCAAGCTGACCGAATCGGCCCACATCAAGGACCTGCTCTCGTTTTTCCGGGTGGTGATCAACCCCTGGGACAACCTCAGTTGGAACCGCATCCTGCTCCAACTGGAAAAGGTCGGCCCCAAGACGGTGCACAAGATTTTGCAGGCCATCCGCGAATCCGACACCCCGATCGCCGCCCTGGCCGCCTACCGGCCCGGACCGGCCTGGAAAACCCAGTTCGAGCACCTCACCCGCACCTTGCATCAGCTGCTCGACCCGGCCCTGACCCCATCCGATCAGTTCGACCTGGTGATGGCCTACTACGAGCCGGTGTTTCAGAAAATGTACTACGACGACTATCCCAAACGGCGCAAGGAGCTGGATCAGATCAAGGCCCTGATCGCCGGTTATGGCGACTTGCAGTCCTTTGTCGACGACACCGCCCTGGATCCGCCCGAGGCAACCACTTCGGATGACGCGAACGAGGACGGCCAGCGGCTGATCCTCTCCACCATCCACTCGGCCAAGGGGCTGGAATGGGACACGGTTTTCGTGATCGGTTTGGCCGAAGGGCGGTTTCCCCATCAGCACGCCACCCCGGGCGAACAGTGGGAAGAAGAACGGCGGCTGCTCTATGTGGCCGCCACCCGGGCCAAAAAGCTGTTGTACCTCACCTACCCGCGCGAAATGATCATGCCGGACCGGCAGACCGTGCGCACCGGCATGTCCCCCTTTCTCCGCGAGATCAGCCCCGGCCTGTACACTATGGTCGAACGAGGCGGCGCGGTGACCGTCCCTTTGACCAGCCAGTACGAAGAACGAATGCAACCGCCGGTCCAACCCAAGGTGGCCTCGGCGCGGGTGGTCTATGCGGAGGGAATGCAGGTCAGCCACGCCTTTTTCGGCCTGGGCCGGATCACCTCCATTCCCGGACCCCGACGGGTCGAGGTGCTGTTCGACCGTCACGGCAGCAAAATCCTCCATCTCGACTACGCCAAGCTGGAGATTGTCGGATGA